A region from the Streptosporangium sp. NBC_01756 genome encodes:
- a CDS encoding cation-translocating P-type ATPase: protein MDAADLVVGDIVLLEAGDRISADLGLVEVHALAVNESMLTGESVPARPHEETVVFAGTFVVEGEAVAVVAATGSRTRLAGVAALTRSATRPPSPLARQLGRVVKVVAAIALSIGVVFFALSLLLGMAPSAGFLFALGVTVALVPEGLLPTVTLSLARSAQRMAAQKALVRHLEAVERLGSTTFICTDKTGTLTRNEMTVVQVWTPAGVLDLARPVSAAEIMCSAVLSSTGRLVYANGRWKPVGDPMEVALHALALRAGSSEDVAVTRRFPFDPVRRRSSVVADGVLHVKGAPDSVLPLCAAVVGAEQALEDMSRHGLRVLAVARRTAPAVSTAVEAERGLTLLGLVGLEDPPREDVADAIEKCRLAGIKLAMITGDHPATARAIAEKVGLLVSEELVVTGAELPRTDDALGALLDCDGAVIARVTPEDKLRIARALRGRGHVVAMTGDGVNDGPALREADIGVAMGASGTDVAREAADLILLDDHFATIVTAVELGRPTYANIRRFLTYHLTDNVAELTPFVVWALSGGTIPLALTVLQVLALDIGTDLLPALALGAEPPNPQTMHGPARAGSLVDRRLLRRVFGVLGPAEAIVEMAGFVAVLMLGGWMFSAEPSPVLLAAASGTAFTAVVLGQLANAFACRSETHWAGYLRWAGNPLLLWAVAIEVVLLLVFLGFPPLTGLLGGSLPPPAGWALAALAVPAVVAADTLHKAIQARSSPR from the coding sequence ATGGACGCCGCGGATCTGGTCGTGGGCGACATCGTGCTGCTGGAGGCGGGCGACCGGATCTCGGCCGATCTGGGGCTGGTCGAAGTGCACGCGCTGGCGGTCAACGAGTCGATGCTGACGGGAGAGAGCGTCCCGGCGCGGCCTCACGAGGAGACAGTGGTCTTCGCAGGCACCTTCGTGGTCGAAGGGGAGGCGGTCGCCGTCGTGGCAGCCACGGGGTCGCGCACCCGGCTGGCCGGCGTGGCCGCGCTCACCCGAAGCGCGACCCGGCCACCGAGCCCGCTCGCCCGCCAGCTCGGGCGAGTCGTCAAGGTGGTCGCTGCGATCGCGCTCAGCATCGGCGTGGTGTTCTTCGCTCTATCCCTGCTGCTCGGCATGGCTCCTTCGGCAGGTTTCCTGTTCGCTCTTGGTGTCACGGTGGCGCTGGTCCCCGAAGGGCTGCTGCCCACGGTCACGTTGTCGTTGGCGCGGTCGGCGCAGCGAATGGCAGCCCAGAAGGCACTGGTCCGCCACCTGGAAGCCGTGGAGAGACTCGGCTCGACCACGTTCATCTGCACGGACAAGACCGGAACTCTCACCCGCAACGAGATGACCGTGGTGCAGGTGTGGACCCCCGCCGGTGTCCTCGATCTTGCCCGGCCGGTGTCCGCCGCCGAGATCATGTGTTCTGCCGTGCTCAGCTCGACCGGCCGGCTGGTGTATGCGAACGGCCGCTGGAAGCCGGTCGGCGACCCCATGGAGGTCGCCCTGCACGCGCTGGCGCTGCGTGCCGGATCGAGTGAGGACGTGGCGGTTACCAGACGTTTTCCGTTCGATCCTGTCCGCCGTCGCTCCTCGGTGGTCGCCGATGGTGTGCTTCACGTCAAAGGCGCCCCAGACTCAGTCCTGCCGTTGTGCGCAGCCGTGGTGGGAGCGGAACAGGCGCTGGAGGACATGAGCCGGCACGGGCTTCGCGTCCTTGCCGTCGCCCGCCGAACCGCTCCAGCGGTTTCCACTGCCGTGGAGGCGGAGCGGGGCCTGACGCTGCTCGGCCTCGTGGGCCTGGAGGATCCGCCGCGTGAGGATGTGGCCGATGCGATCGAAAAATGCCGCCTGGCGGGGATCAAGCTGGCCATGATCACCGGAGACCATCCCGCTACGGCCCGTGCGATCGCGGAAAAGGTCGGCCTGCTCGTGTCAGAGGAGCTCGTGGTCACCGGCGCCGAGCTGCCCAGGACCGATGACGCCCTTGGTGCGTTGCTCGACTGTGACGGGGCTGTGATCGCCAGGGTGACACCGGAGGACAAGCTACGCATCGCCCGCGCGTTACGCGGGCGCGGGCACGTAGTGGCCATGACCGGGGACGGAGTCAACGACGGACCCGCGTTACGCGAAGCCGACATCGGGGTGGCCATGGGCGCCTCAGGCACCGACGTCGCCCGCGAGGCGGCGGACCTGATCCTGCTGGATGACCATTTCGCAACCATTGTCACGGCGGTGGAGCTCGGACGGCCCACCTACGCCAACATTCGCAGGTTCCTCACCTACCACCTGACCGATAACGTGGCCGAACTCACCCCGTTCGTCGTCTGGGCGCTCAGCGGGGGCACGATTCCGCTTGCGCTCACCGTGCTGCAGGTGCTGGCCCTCGACATCGGCACCGACCTGCTGCCCGCCCTCGCCCTCGGCGCGGAACCGCCCAACCCGCAGACCATGCACGGTCCCGCGCGAGCGGGTTCGCTGGTGGATCGTCGCCTGCTCCGCCGGGTGTTCGGAGTCCTCGGGCCCGCGGAAGCCATCGTGGAGATGGCCGGCTTCGTCGCCGTACTAATGCTGGGCGGTTGGATGTTCAGCGCCGAGCCGTCCCCGGTGCTGCTCGCCGCGGCCTCCGGCACGGCTTTCACCGCCGTGGTTCTGGGCCAACTTGCCAACGCCTTCGCCTGCCGCAGCGAGACCCATTGGGCCGGCTACCTGCGATGGGCAGGTAATCCCCTCCTGCTGTGGGCGGTCGCGATCGAGGTCGTGTTACTGCTGGTCTTCCTCGGCTTCCCACCGTTGACCGGTCTGCTCGGCGGTTCGTTGCCTCCACCCGCAGGATGGGCGCTGGCGGCGCTGGCCGTGCCTGCGGTCGTGGCGGCCGATACCCTGCACAAGGCGATTCAGGCCCGAAGCAGCCCACGATGA
- a CDS encoding DUF1876 domain-containing protein, which yields METKQWTVQVYITEEGNDTSARAVLSTRDKTHMTGVGHARRNPADQLAPEIGDELAVARALSDLGSRLLTVTSEDIAQFTGLTS from the coding sequence ATGGAAACCAAACAGTGGACCGTGCAGGTTTACATCACCGAAGAGGGCAACGACACCTCCGCCCGGGCAGTCCTGTCCACCAGGGACAAGACTCATATGACCGGGGTGGGACACGCGCGTCGCAACCCTGCCGATCAGCTGGCCCCCGAGATCGGCGACGAGCTCGCGGTCGCCCGTGCGCTGAGCGACCTGGGCAGCAGGCTGCTCACCGTCACCTCGGAGGACATCGCTCAGTTCACCGGGCTCACCTCGTAG
- a CDS encoding FMN-binding negative transcriptional regulator yields MFIQPWDASLDEDEWQAWIGEGHDFGQLAVNGLPGQPPVVVPTHFSVDGPDLLVHLARPNSVWKAIGEDPNVTFTVIGDYAFIPGPWRAPAGTLPQNGVPTSYYTAVQFTCRARIIDDPQAKADLLRRQLAHFQLDGDHAHVAADQPPYGRMLPGVRGLHLEVTGVVAKFKYDDHKPIEHRASVADHLTERGQGLDTAAAQQQRRRLDHVGPWKS; encoded by the coding sequence ATGTTCATCCAGCCGTGGGACGCGAGCCTGGACGAGGACGAATGGCAGGCCTGGATCGGCGAAGGCCACGACTTCGGCCAGTTGGCGGTGAACGGCCTGCCTGGGCAGCCGCCTGTCGTCGTGCCCACCCACTTCAGCGTCGACGGCCCTGATCTGCTGGTCCACCTCGCGCGGCCGAACTCGGTGTGGAAGGCGATCGGGGAGGATCCGAACGTCACTTTCACCGTCATCGGGGACTACGCCTTCATCCCCGGCCCCTGGCGTGCGCCCGCTGGCACACTGCCCCAAAATGGGGTCCCGACCAGCTACTACACCGCGGTGCAGTTCACCTGCCGCGCCCGCATCATCGACGACCCGCAGGCCAAGGCCGACCTTCTGCGTCGCCAGCTCGCGCACTTCCAGCTCGACGGCGACCACGCCCACGTCGCCGCAGACCAGCCGCCCTATGGGCGGATGCTGCCCGGCGTCCGAGGCCTGCACCTGGAGGTCACCGGCGTCGTCGCGAAGTTCAAGTACGACGACCACAAGCCCATCGAGCACCGCGCCTCGGTCGCCGACCACCTCACCGAACGCGGCCAAGGCCTCGACACTGCAGCCGCGCAGCAGCAGCGGCGGCGCCTGGACCACGTCGGTCCTTGGAAGTCCTGA
- a CDS encoding DMT family transporter, whose product MIALVLALGCSVAYGCADFLGGLGARKAHVLRTVMIAAPASLVVELLLWPLLGASFSSGAVGWGAASGIASAAAFALLYRTLAIGPMNVLSPVTALVSAALPVSVGLLQGEHLSAAGLVGLPLALAAVVLVSAGSGGRSARPSRTALLLAFGAGAAIALQLVFLHQAPPDSGVAPLIVGRTVSSAVTLTAAALMFRRLGPERPAYAMSAAAGALDSVANLLFLLAARSGDLTVVAVITALYPAGTVLLARSVLHERIGRGQLVGLGTAAVAVSLLALS is encoded by the coding sequence GTGATCGCTCTGGTGCTGGCTCTGGGCTGCTCGGTGGCCTATGGGTGCGCTGATTTCCTCGGCGGACTGGGTGCCCGGAAGGCTCATGTGCTGCGCACGGTAATGATCGCGGCGCCGGCGAGCCTTGTGGTGGAGCTGCTGCTGTGGCCGCTGCTCGGCGCGTCCTTCAGCTCGGGCGCAGTCGGCTGGGGCGCCGCCTCGGGCATCGCCTCGGCCGCGGCGTTCGCGCTGCTGTACCGGACCCTGGCGATCGGCCCGATGAACGTCCTGTCACCGGTCACCGCGCTGGTGTCGGCCGCGCTGCCCGTCAGTGTGGGCCTGCTGCAGGGCGAGCACCTGTCGGCCGCCGGTTTGGTCGGCCTGCCACTCGCGCTTGCGGCGGTCGTGCTGGTCAGCGCCGGATCCGGCGGCCGCTCGGCCCGGCCTTCGCGTACCGCACTGCTCTTGGCGTTCGGCGCCGGCGCCGCGATCGCCCTCCAGCTGGTCTTTCTGCACCAGGCGCCGCCCGACAGCGGGGTCGCTCCCCTGATCGTGGGCAGAACGGTGTCCTCGGCCGTCACCCTGACCGCCGCCGCCCTGATGTTTCGCAGGCTCGGCCCCGAGCGGCCCGCCTATGCGATGTCGGCCGCGGCGGGCGCGCTGGACTCGGTGGCGAACCTGCTGTTCCTGCTCGCCGCCCGCAGCGGCGACCTCACCGTCGTGGCGGTGATCACCGCCCTGTACCCGGCCGGAACAGTCCTGCTCGCCCGTAGCGTGCTCCACGAGCGCATCGGCCGCGGCCAGCTCGTCGGGCTGGGCACCGCCGCCGTCGCCGTCAGCCTCCTGGCCCTTTCCTGA
- a CDS encoding helix-turn-helix domain-containing protein: protein MTEPTTALRTVANNVRAARQRAGLSLEELGRRAQVSKGALVALEKAQGNPNLATLVRLADTLGISVSDLMQGPPEGRVRIVAADAVDPLWTGKQSSEARLMLTTSTPSPVEVWRWRLEPGEDYPSHPHQAGVVETLSVTSGQMTLIVDGTEYELETGQTATFNGDAPHTYRGAGTDTCHLIMTVHLPPGPAPVLGQKS from the coding sequence ATGACAGAGCCGACTACGGCCTTGCGGACCGTCGCGAACAACGTCCGGGCGGCCCGCCAGCGCGCGGGCCTGTCCCTGGAGGAGCTCGGCCGTCGTGCCCAGGTCAGCAAAGGCGCCCTGGTCGCGTTGGAGAAGGCACAGGGCAACCCCAACCTCGCCACCCTGGTCCGCCTCGCCGACACCCTCGGCATCTCGGTATCCGACCTCATGCAAGGACCGCCCGAAGGCCGCGTCCGCATCGTCGCCGCCGACGCCGTCGACCCCTTGTGGACCGGCAAGCAGAGCAGCGAGGCCCGGCTCATGCTGACGACGTCGACCCCCAGCCCCGTCGAAGTGTGGCGCTGGCGGCTGGAACCCGGCGAGGACTACCCCAGCCACCCCCACCAGGCCGGAGTCGTCGAGACCCTCAGCGTCACCTCCGGACAGATGACCCTCATCGTCGACGGCACCGAGTACGAACTCGAGACCGGGCAGACCGCCACGTTCAACGGTGACGCCCCCCACACATACCGCGGCGCGGGCACCGACACCTGCCACCTGATCATGACCGTCCACCTTCCGCCCGGCCCCGCGCCAGTCCTCGGCCAGAAGTCATGA
- a CDS encoding bifunctional aminoglycoside phosphotransferase/ATP-binding protein, whose product MRPWAQIKETHIGVVVLLGDHAFKLKKPVNLGFVDFTTRQAREMICHEEVELNRRLAPDVYEGVADVLGPDGQVCEHLVVMQRMPEERRLAAMIDSGKPVEEHLRQIARIVASMHGRSRHSPQIDQQGSGQALRSRWSASFDQVRALSEPVIGPEIVGEIERLTLRFLDGRAPLFTARVDEGRIVDGHGDLLAEDIFCLDDGPRILDCLEFDERLRFVDGLDDVAFLAMDLERLGAPRLAEVFLHRYTEFTGDPAPPSLWHHYVAYRAFVRAKVACVRRGQGDSGAIWEARRFAELTLRHLRAGTISLILVGGAPGTGKSTLAAALVDRLGYTLLNSDRVRKELAGISPDLSASAPFGEGIYNHEHTERTYDELLSRAGKLLERGEPVVLDASWGDAGHRAAAERVAQRTSSDLMALHCTALPQITAERLARRTGAVSDADQAIGAAMAARMAPWPDAVETDTSASSEQALERALAVINASPAPISWRFRRPQMEPD is encoded by the coding sequence ATGAGACCATGGGCGCAGATCAAAGAGACGCACATCGGCGTCGTGGTCCTCCTCGGTGATCACGCTTTCAAACTCAAAAAACCGGTGAATCTCGGCTTCGTGGACTTCACCACCCGGCAGGCCCGGGAGATGATCTGCCATGAGGAGGTGGAGCTGAACCGGCGGCTGGCTCCGGACGTCTACGAGGGAGTCGCCGACGTGCTCGGCCCGGATGGGCAGGTCTGTGAGCATCTCGTCGTGATGCAGCGGATGCCCGAAGAACGCCGCCTCGCCGCCATGATCGATTCAGGGAAACCGGTCGAGGAACACCTGCGACAGATCGCCCGGATAGTTGCGAGCATGCACGGGCGCTCCCGCCACAGCCCCCAGATCGACCAGCAGGGAAGCGGACAGGCGCTACGTTCACGGTGGAGCGCGAGCTTCGATCAGGTCCGAGCACTTTCCGAGCCGGTTATCGGCCCCGAGATCGTCGGGGAGATCGAACGGCTCACGCTGCGCTTCCTCGACGGTCGCGCTCCCCTGTTCACCGCTCGTGTCGATGAGGGCCGCATTGTGGACGGCCATGGTGACCTGCTCGCAGAGGACATCTTCTGCCTGGATGACGGGCCGCGGATTTTGGATTGCCTGGAATTCGACGAACGGCTGCGCTTTGTCGACGGCCTTGACGACGTGGCCTTCCTGGCCATGGACCTGGAACGGCTAGGGGCGCCGCGGCTGGCGGAGGTGTTCTTGCACCGCTATACCGAGTTCACCGGTGACCCCGCCCCGCCCTCGCTGTGGCATCACTATGTCGCCTACCGGGCTTTCGTCCGTGCCAAGGTCGCCTGCGTGCGGCGGGGGCAGGGAGACTCCGGTGCGATCTGGGAGGCTCGCCGATTCGCCGAGCTAACACTGCGCCACCTGCGGGCAGGCACGATATCTCTGATTCTCGTCGGCGGAGCCCCGGGAACCGGCAAATCGACCCTGGCTGCCGCTCTCGTCGACCGTCTCGGTTATACGTTGCTGAACAGCGACCGCGTCCGCAAGGAACTGGCCGGCATTTCGCCTGACCTGTCCGCCTCCGCTCCCTTCGGGGAAGGCATCTACAACCATGAGCACACCGAACGCACTTACGACGAGTTGCTGTCGCGAGCTGGGAAGCTGCTTGAGCGCGGTGAGCCGGTCGTCCTCGACGCTTCATGGGGCGACGCTGGGCACCGGGCAGCGGCCGAGCGCGTCGCCCAGCGCACCTCCAGCGACCTGATGGCCTTGCATTGCACCGCTCTGCCACAGATCACCGCCGAGCGCCTCGCCCGCCGCACCGGCGCCGTCTCAGACGCCGATCAGGCGATCGGCGCGGCCATGGCGGCGAGGATGGCCCCTTGGCCCGACGCGGTCGAGACCGACACCAGCGCATCCTCGGAACAGGCCCTGGAGCGGGCATTGGCGGTGATCAATGCTTCTCCAGCCCCTATCTCCTGGCGGTTCCGACGCCCTCAGATGGAACCCGACTGA
- a CDS encoding sensor histidine kinase — translation MAQVEPGALLPSMRLDELLSELQMRLEAVLATRDRVHALLNAIVAVGSDLNLETVLRRIVETSATLVDATYGALGTVGEHNTLVQFIPVGLSEQEIARIEHWPHGLGLLGLLIKEPRPLRLAHISDHPESYGFPPGHPPMGSFLGVPIRVREEVFGNLYLTEKRGGGEFDAEDEAIVTALAAAAGVAIENARLYADSRRREHWLQASAEVTTSLLSGAEPGQVLTLIARRAREMAGADVVAVLLPDDSKRILQAVIADGLACEEVACAQAPVADSLAGRAFSSGEPLMVADPAEAAVPIAIADYVSLGPVAAVPIGAPGSVRGVLSLGKRSGRLPFSQAELRTLHAFAGQAAIALELAESRMDAERLGLLEDRDRIAKDLHDVVIQRLFAVAMTLMSTVRLVDKPEASIRLQASIDELDATIRQIRATIFALQISSEEGADGLRAQITGLVEGARGHLGFMPALTMEGRLDAMVPDQVAEQMLVVLREALSNVVRHARASKVEVEVEVEVEEDRLVLTVIDDGLGVPEGCQRSGLRNLQDRAERLGGSFTVESRPGGGTCLMWSVPLA, via the coding sequence ATGGCACAAGTCGAGCCCGGCGCATTGCTGCCGAGCATGCGGCTGGATGAGCTCCTGTCGGAGCTGCAGATGCGGCTGGAGGCGGTGCTGGCCACCCGGGACCGGGTGCACGCACTGTTGAACGCGATCGTGGCGGTGGGCAGTGATCTGAATCTGGAAACGGTGCTGCGCCGGATTGTGGAGACCTCCGCCACATTGGTCGATGCCACCTACGGGGCGTTGGGCACGGTGGGTGAGCACAACACGCTGGTGCAGTTCATCCCAGTGGGGCTGAGCGAGCAGGAGATCGCCCGAATCGAGCACTGGCCGCACGGTCTGGGCCTGCTGGGTTTGCTGATCAAGGAGCCGCGGCCGTTGCGACTGGCTCACATCAGTGACCACCCCGAGTCGTACGGGTTCCCGCCGGGGCATCCGCCGATGGGGTCGTTTCTCGGTGTGCCGATCCGGGTGCGGGAGGAGGTGTTCGGCAATCTCTACCTGACCGAGAAACGCGGAGGCGGAGAGTTCGACGCCGAAGATGAGGCGATCGTCACCGCACTGGCTGCGGCGGCGGGCGTGGCCATCGAAAACGCCCGGCTGTATGCCGACAGTCGACGCCGGGAGCACTGGCTGCAGGCCTCAGCGGAGGTCACCACGAGTTTGCTGTCGGGAGCCGAGCCAGGGCAGGTACTCACGTTGATCGCCCGGCGTGCGCGGGAGATGGCCGGCGCCGATGTGGTGGCAGTGCTGTTACCCGATGACAGCAAGCGCATCTTACAGGCGGTGATCGCCGATGGGCTGGCCTGTGAGGAGGTGGCCTGTGCGCAGGCGCCGGTCGCCGATTCTTTGGCGGGCCGAGCGTTTAGCAGCGGTGAGCCGTTGATGGTGGCCGATCCAGCCGAGGCCGCGGTGCCGATCGCGATCGCCGACTATGTCTCACTGGGGCCGGTGGCCGCGGTGCCGATCGGCGCGCCGGGCAGCGTGCGCGGAGTCCTGTCGCTGGGCAAACGCTCAGGCCGGCTGCCGTTCAGCCAGGCGGAGCTGCGTACCCTGCACGCCTTCGCCGGGCAGGCCGCGATCGCATTGGAGCTGGCCGAGAGCCGGATGGACGCCGAGCGGCTGGGGCTACTGGAAGATCGCGACCGGATCGCCAAAGATCTGCATGACGTGGTAATTCAAAGATTGTTCGCCGTGGCGATGACGCTGATGAGTACGGTACGGCTGGTCGACAAACCGGAGGCCTCGATTCGGCTGCAAGCCTCGATCGATGAGCTGGATGCGACCATCCGGCAGATCCGTGCGACCATTTTCGCCCTGCAGATCTCTTCGGAAGAGGGCGCGGATGGGCTGCGCGCGCAGATCACAGGGCTAGTAGAAGGCGCCCGAGGCCATCTGGGCTTCATGCCGGCTCTCACCATGGAAGGCCGACTCGACGCCATGGTGCCGGACCAGGTCGCCGAGCAAATGCTGGTCGTGCTGAGAGAGGCGTTGTCCAACGTCGTGCGTCACGCCAGGGCCTCCAAGGTCGAGGTCGAGGTGGAGGTGGAGGTGGAGGAGGATCGGCTCGTCCTCACTGTGATCGACGACGGGCTGGGGGTGCCGGAGGGCTGCCAGCGTAGCGGGCTGCGCAATCTTCAGGACCGGGCCGAACGCCTCGGCGGCTCCTTCACGGTCGAATCTCGCCCAGGGGGCGGCACCTGCTTGATGTGGAGTGTGCCGCTGGCCTAG
- a CDS encoding CBS domain-containing protein: MTSPVLTVSAETPTQKAARLMRDHRIKQLPVVDPTSGKITGTRHQVDLLKVFSR, translated from the coding sequence ATGACCAGTCCGGTATTGACGGTCAGCGCGGAAACCCCGACCCAGAAGGCGGCCCGGCTGATGCGCGATCACCGGATTAAGCAGTTACCGGTGGTCGACCCCACCAGCGGGAAGATCACCGGTACCCGGCACCAGGTCGATCTGCTGAAGGTCTTCAGCCGGTAG
- a CDS encoding CBS domain-containing protein has translation MVAQVKDVMGVVAIAVHRQVTFTGLMATMRRFKVNTVAVIDTDGRPVGMASEEDLLSKETDTFTARPFLRAAGGARSPRKPSG, from the coding sequence ATGGTGGCGCAGGTGAAAGACGTCATGGGCGTGGTGGCCATCGCGGTTCACCGGCAAGTGACGTTCACCGGGCTGATGGCGACCATGCGCCGCTTCAAGGTGAACACCGTCGCCGTGATCGACACCGACGGCCGCCCGGTCGGGATGGCGTCGGAAGAGGACCTGCTGTCGAAGGAGACGGATACCTTTACGGCGAGACCCTTTTTGAGGGCCGCCGGCGGTGCCAGGAGCCCGAGAAAACCGTCGGGCTGA
- a CDS encoding universal stress protein, which yields MAADPEKGGEAMTDSHDIVVGYDGSDFSMQALEWAMDEAELRKLPLTVTHAWRWPYGEADEEAKGHLRKAAEHVLYHGGECARSCSTITEVTTDLHEGAAAERLVELSARAELIVVGSRGMGALARTVVGSVAGYVAAHARCPVVIVRGPGPIPVPRHRGAVVVGMTGHTPDAVIEFAFAEADIRRLPLVAVHVGHLQPMAWSAPMPLVPDTQAITTAPEDDMLERLQPWRANHPTVSVRTCFVAALPKDALLDLSKEAALMVVGGARGHGRLSSVTASILQHASCAVAVVPVLKEHPPQAEAPLSASSVSDG from the coding sequence ATGGCCGCCGATCCTGAAAAGGGGGGTGAAGCGATGACTGATTCCCACGACATCGTCGTCGGCTATGACGGCTCCGACTTCTCCATGCAGGCCCTGGAATGGGCGATGGACGAGGCCGAGCTGAGGAAGCTGCCGCTGACGGTGACCCACGCCTGGCGATGGCCGTACGGCGAGGCCGACGAGGAAGCCAAAGGTCACCTGCGCAAGGCCGCCGAGCATGTGCTGTACCACGGGGGTGAGTGCGCCCGCTCGTGCAGCACGATCACCGAGGTCACCACCGATCTGCATGAGGGGGCCGCCGCCGAGCGACTGGTGGAACTGTCGGCCCGCGCAGAGCTGATCGTGGTGGGCTCACGCGGGATGGGCGCTCTGGCCAGGACCGTTGTGGGGTCGGTGGCCGGCTATGTGGCGGCGCACGCGCGCTGCCCGGTGGTCATCGTGCGCGGGCCCGGCCCGATTCCCGTCCCACGACACCGCGGGGCCGTGGTGGTGGGCATGACCGGGCACACACCCGATGCGGTGATCGAGTTCGCCTTCGCCGAGGCCGACATCCGGAGGCTGCCGTTGGTGGCGGTGCACGTCGGGCATCTGCAACCGATGGCGTGGAGTGCACCGATGCCGCTGGTGCCCGACACGCAGGCCATCACGACGGCGCCCGAGGACGACATGCTCGAACGGTTGCAGCCGTGGCGGGCCAACCATCCCACAGTGTCGGTGCGTACCTGCTTTGTCGCCGCATTACCCAAAGATGCCCTGTTAGATCTGTCGAAGGAGGCCGCTTTGATGGTGGTCGGCGGCGCACGCGGGCACGGCAGGCTCAGCTCGGTGACCGCCTCGATCCTTCAACATGCGTCCTGTGCCGTCGCGGTGGTCCCTGTCCTGAAGGAACACCCACCGCAGGCCGAGGCCCCACTTTCCGCCTCCTCCGTCTCCGACGGCTGA
- a CDS encoding universal stress protein, with product MADPIVVGVDGSASSLRAVAWAAREARLRGAPLRIVHVALRWAYDVPLVPQPENWGPEREAAAQELLRQAAKRARADAPAVTVTTEILDGAAAEAIAATAESAQLIVVGSRGRGGFAGLLLGSVSGALAARSPCPVVIVGRPQAGHGAEIVVGVTGHPDQDPVVRFAFEEAVLRRLPLRAVHAWTHPAVRGPGDMQPLVYDVEGIGQEEARLLAESLAGWRERFPDVTLAEHVKHEHPSKALSNASVSAALVVVGAPGRASFFGSTIHFLLHHTQAPVAVIPYAGADQVRRKGPWAGQKAC from the coding sequence ATGGCAGATCCCATCGTCGTCGGTGTCGACGGGTCGGCGTCCTCGCTACGGGCCGTGGCCTGGGCGGCGCGGGAAGCCAGACTGAGAGGTGCGCCGCTGCGTATTGTGCATGTCGCTCTTCGCTGGGCTTACGATGTGCCTCTTGTCCCGCAACCTGAGAACTGGGGGCCGGAGAGAGAAGCCGCCGCCCAAGAACTGCTGCGCCAAGCCGCCAAGCGGGCCCGCGCCGATGCCCCTGCGGTGACGGTTACCACCGAAATCCTCGACGGTGCCGCCGCCGAGGCGATTGCCGCCACAGCCGAATCCGCGCAGCTGATCGTGGTCGGCAGCCGGGGCCGCGGTGGATTCGCCGGACTGCTGCTGGGCTCGGTCAGCGGTGCCCTCGCCGCCCGGTCTCCCTGCCCAGTCGTGATCGTAGGCCGACCGCAGGCCGGGCACGGCGCTGAGATCGTCGTCGGTGTTACTGGACATCCTGACCAGGATCCTGTTGTGCGGTTCGCCTTCGAGGAGGCGGTCCTGCGGCGGCTTCCGCTGCGGGCCGTGCACGCGTGGACCCATCCGGCTGTCAGAGGTCCCGGTGACATGCAGCCACTGGTCTATGACGTCGAAGGCATCGGTCAGGAAGAGGCGCGCCTGCTGGCCGAATCTCTCGCCGGCTGGCGAGAGAGGTTTCCCGACGTGACCCTTGCAGAGCACGTGAAGCACGAGCATCCGTCCAAGGCACTCAGCAACGCCTCAGTATCTGCCGCTCTGGTCGTCGTGGGCGCTCCCGGCCGAGCCTCGTTCTTTGGGTCGACCATCCACTTCCTGCTCCACCACACTCAGGCTCCTGTTGCCGTCATCCCTTACGCAGGGGCAGACCAGGTACGCCGGAAAGGGCCATGGGCTGGCCAGAAAGCTTGCTGA
- a CDS encoding methyltransferase domain-containing protein yields the protein MAHDEVVDRYSSLARAASAGESVIDCGSGAFADGCFGTAGYDDTAELPDGALRASLGCGNPVAVAELRAGESVLDLGSGGGTDALASARRVGPYGKAYGLDASPDMVQLARRNAEEAGAANTEFLHGTIEAVPLARWGPLGRDVPAPCGRCRSTAR from the coding sequence ATGGCGCATGACGAGGTAGTCGACCGCTACTCCAGCCTGGCCCGCGCGGCATCGGCCGGTGAGAGCGTCATCGACTGCGGTTCCGGCGCGTTCGCCGACGGCTGCTTCGGGACGGCCGGCTACGACGACACCGCAGAGCTTCCCGACGGCGCCCTGCGGGCCAGTCTCGGCTGCGGCAACCCGGTCGCCGTCGCCGAGCTGCGCGCGGGTGAAAGCGTGCTCGACCTGGGCTCGGGCGGCGGCACCGACGCGCTGGCGTCGGCCCGCAGAGTCGGCCCGTACGGCAAGGCCTACGGGCTGGACGCCAGTCCCGACATGGTGCAGTTGGCCCGGCGCAATGCCGAGGAGGCGGGCGCGGCCAACACCGAATTCCTGCACGGCACCATCGAGGCCGTCCCCCTCGCCCGGTGGGGGCCGTTGGGTCGAGATGTTCCGGCACCGTGCGGTAGGTGCCGATCAACTGCTCGCTGA